The Aestuariibius sp. HNIBRBA575 nucleotide sequence TCGCCAACCAGCGACCCAGCATAACCTTTTGCTGATTGCCCCCGGACAGGTCACTGACGTTGTTTTCAATATGAGGGATGGCGATATTCATATCCGCCACAACATCCTGCGCATTCACGCGTTCCCCCCGAAACCCAAAGCCGCGAATTTTGCGTTTCACAAATTTCACGATCGATGCGGCTGACAGATTTTCGCGCACAGGTCGGTTCAAAAACAGGCCGTTTGTGCGCCTGTCTTCGGTCACATAGCACAGGCCGCGCGCCATCATATCCGTGACGTTTCGGGGCACGTCTTCTCCGTTTATCCGCACCTGCCCAGTGGCAGGCCGTAGTCCGAATATTGCCTCGGCGACTTCGGTTCGCCCAGCGCCCATCAGCCCCGCGATCCCCAGAATTTCGCCTTTGTGCACGGTGATGTTGATGTCATTGAAATCCGGTGATGACAGGCCGCGCACCTCTAAGGCGGGGGATTGCGTCGGATCGCCCAAATCCACTCTGGCATCTTCTAGGGTGCGGCCAACCATCATCTCTTCGAGCGCGCGCTGGCTTACGTCAGCCAGACGACCCTGCCCCACTTGCTGGCCATCGCGCAGCACAACAAAGCTGTCACACACCCGATAGATTTCTTCCATGAAATGGGAAATGAAAACAATCGCCAGCCCGCCTGCTTTCAACTTGTCGATAATGGCGAACAGTTTTTCGCGCTCAATCGCTGTCAATGATGTGGTGGGTTCATCAAGGATCAGCACTTTGTTGGCATGTAGCAACGCTTTGGCGATTTCGACGATCTGTTGTTTGCCCGCGCCCAAGGTTTCGATCAATGCGCGTGGGTCAATTTCGATCCCCAAAAACTCGATCTGTTTACGCGCTGTTTGTTCGGCCTTGTCCCAATCGATCCGCGCGGCGGATCCGGGCAAATTTGAGATGCTGATATTTTCCGACACGCTCAGCGAGCCAAATAACGACAATTCCTGATGCACGGCGGAAATTCCGTGATCCGCGCCGACCACTTTGGTGACACTGTTGCCCTCGACCAGAATTTCGCCGCTTGTTGGGGTCAACAGGCCGCATAACATGTTTTTGGTCGTTGATTTTCCCGCGCCATTTTCCCCCACCAATGCCAGTGCTTCGCCGGGGAACAGATCAAAGGTCACGTTTGAAACAACGGTTTTGCTGGCAAACGCTTTGCTGAGGTCGCGCACAGAAACGACGGGTTTGCGGATATCTGTCATGCTGTTCTCCGGGCGCCAAATCGGGTGGCCATCCAAGTGCCAAGAAAGATCAGAATGCCCTGAATGATCAGCTGATCATAAAATGGGATGCCCAGCAGGTTCAGCCCATTGGTCAAAATCGCAAGGATCCCAACCCCCAAAACGGTCCGGCCAACCGACCCTTCGCCGCCAGCCATGCCCGTTCCTCCGAGGACAACTGCGCCGATGATGATCAGCAACAACGTATCCCCGACACCCGGGATCGCATTGCCGAGATTGGCGATAGAAATAAACCCGGCGATTCCACCCATCGCCCCGGAAAACAGGTAAACGCTAAACGTCACGCGGCGCACGTTGATCCCGCTAAACCGCGCGGCTTCGGCGTTTGATCCCACCAGCATCACATGGCGCCCCCACGTCGTGCGCGCCATCGCCACCAGGGCAATCGCCACAACGCCCAAGGCAATCACCGTCAATGCCGGAATGCCAAACCAAACCATAAAGCCGAAATCCAGCATCCAATAGGGCGTGCCTTTGACGGCGATTCCCGCGCTCATCACAAAGGCGACGCCGCGCGCAATCAGCTGCGTGGCCATGGTGGTGATAAAAGGCGTCAGTTGGAAAAACCCGATCAATATGCCGTTTAGCGCCCCAAACAACATCCCAACAACCACCGCCGTTATCGCGCCCAGCGCCACATTCCCCGTGGCCCCCATCACCAGCCCTGACAAAACGGCACTGGCGCTGATCACGGTTGAGATCGACAAATCAATGCCCCCTGCCAGAAACACAACGGTCATGCCGACGGCTGCGATCAACACCACCGCATTTGCGCCCAGCATTGCCTCGATATTGCCTGCAGATGCGAAATACGGCGACAAAAGCGAAAACCCGACGGCCAGCACACAGATGATCACCATTGCTGGATAAGTTCTAAGAAGGGTCATCATGGACGTCATTCTTGTGATCTCCGGTGGTAGAACGGTTACGCGCCCCATAAACAGGGGCGCGATTTTGGCTTATTCAGCGTGCTTTATTTAGGCGCGCCCCAGATTTTATCAGCGTTGGCCTCTGCGTCGGCAGCGGAATAAATGTTCCCGCCAACATAGTTAGTCCGCTCTACGGTTTCGCCTGCCAGAATACGTGACACCAGATCAACCGCCATACGGCCTGTTGCCTCTGTGCCCATAACGACAAACGCATCCGCAGTGCCCGACAGAACCGCATCATAACCATCACGTGAACCGTTCACGCCGGTGATGACAACA carries:
- a CDS encoding ABC transporter permease, giving the protein MTSMMTLLRTYPAMVIICVLAVGFSLLSPYFASAGNIEAMLGANAVVLIAAVGMTVVFLAGGIDLSISTVISASAVLSGLVMGATGNVALGAITAVVVGMLFGALNGILIGFFQLTPFITTMATQLIARGVAFVMSAGIAVKGTPYWMLDFGFMVWFGIPALTVIALGVVAIALVAMARTTWGRHVMLVGSNAEAARFSGINVRRVTFSVYLFSGAMGGIAGFISIANLGNAIPGVGDTLLLIIIGAVVLGGTGMAGGEGSVGRTVLGVGILAILTNGLNLLGIPFYDQLIIQGILIFLGTWMATRFGARRTA
- a CDS encoding sugar ABC transporter ATP-binding protein codes for the protein MTDIRKPVVSVRDLSKAFASKTVVSNVTFDLFPGEALALVGENGAGKSTTKNMLCGLLTPTSGEILVEGNSVTKVVGADHGISAVHQELSLFGSLSVSENISISNLPGSAARIDWDKAEQTARKQIEFLGIEIDPRALIETLGAGKQQIVEIAKALLHANKVLILDEPTTSLTAIEREKLFAIIDKLKAGGLAIVFISHFMEEIYRVCDSFVVLRDGQQVGQGRLADVSQRALEEMMVGRTLEDARVDLGDPTQSPALEVRGLSSPDFNDINITVHKGEILGIAGLMGAGRTEVAEAIFGLRPATGQVRINGEDVPRNVTDMMARGLCYVTEDRRTNGLFLNRPVRENLSAASIVKFVKRKIRGFGFRGERVNAQDVVADMNIAIPHIENNVSDLSGGNQQKVMLGRWLATLPEILIFDEPTKGVDIGAKFDIHEAIADLAKAGKTIVIVSSDLPELLHITHRMAVMRKGRIVGEFAREHYDSVKIISLAASSKEEASDAV